TATCGGATAATCGTCTGTAACTTCTTCCGCTTGCGGTGCTTCGGGTGTTGCTTCTTCCGTTGCACCGAAAAGGCTCGGTGTAGCGAATTTGTCAGATAGGGAAGTTTTACGTTTGCGTATGGCTTCTGCATATTCGGGAAAATCGGCAAGGTTCGGCACTTTCATCCACGCTTCACGGAATTTGCCGGCTACCTCCAGTTCATCAGCCTTTGCCATTGCTTCTTTGTACTTCTTGTCTTTGGCTTCCTTTTCTTTCTTTTCCTTATCGGATTTTTCCTTTTCCATTGCCGATTGTTTTTTGACTTCCTCCATTTGCTTTAGGAATTTTTCCATATCTACCATTACGCCCGAAATGGTTTGGATAGGCGTAGTTATCTGCTCAAAAAAGCCGTCGTCAAACTCCTGCGGTGTGGCATTAAATGTTAATGGGGGAATTAGGTTTTTGGCATTATCTCCGCATTGCTCGTTGTTGAGTAATACCGTTACAATTAGGTTGCTTTCTATCCCTTTGGAAATGTTCAGTTGCAATACTCCTGTAAAGTCCAACTGCTGTATCTGATTAAAAAAATTGGTATTCATCGTTCTAAAATTTTAATGTGTTGTTACTTGTTCTTTGATTGCTGTCAGTTTCTCATACATATCCGTCCAATAGGCTATTTGCTTTTTGTCGAAGTCGGAAAGACTTTTGTCCCTGTGCCTGTATTCCTTGTAATCTGCCGTTATTTTAATGGCTTCGTCAAGGTCTGTTACTTCAATTAGGCAACCGTTTAAATCTGTGATGTACATTTCTATCCTATTAATTTGTGATTTCTGCGATTTGGTCAATCCTGCCGTAAACAATGGTTCTAAGGCTTGTTTTGTCGGGGGCATTGTATTCGTGCCAACTGTCGTACTGCTTTACCAAATAGGTTTTCAGCACATCTTCAAACCCAAACCGATAACCCTGCAATGGAACGGCTCTTTTGAAAAAGGCATTTCGGTTTACGGCTTCCGCAAGCCAATTTTTCTCGGCTCGGTTCATCTTTTCGCCCTTGTTCAATTTCTCCCTTAGCAGGTATACTTTAGCGTATTGCAGGGATTGCAGTTCGGGTACATCGTGGCGTACAAACTTTGTGGCTATTGTTTCCGTTTTCATTGTACTTGGGTTTAATGTTGATGATTTTCAATTTTCCGTTCCAATAGAGTTTCCAGTATGTCGCAATCACTTTCGTGTTGTTCGCCCTCAAAATGGTAGGTATCGGTTTCTTCTTCAAACTGAAACTTTTCAAAGTCCTCGTATTCCAAATAAATATCCGTGAGTAGCTTGTCAGAATAGTTTGCACTGCCATATACAAGGTTGCCCATTTCCTCATAGTCCTGTGAGAAACTCACGTTATAGTGTTCTGCTATCTTTTTCAGCACTTCGGTATTGGGCGACCATTTTGTTTCGTACTGAAAAATCCCTGTATCTCCCTCGTTCCAATAGATGTTGAAGAAATAACCGCCATTGCTATCCTCTACGAAGTCGGGCAGTTGACCGCATTCTTCTTTTTCCTGTTTTTTAGCCATTGCCTTGAATAGCTGTTGTATCTGTTCGATTGCTTCGGGTTCTCCCTCGAAAACAACCGCATTGCTACACCAATTTGCCATAATCAAATGTTTTAATATTAATAGTTATGCGTGTGATTTATCAGCGGTATAAATACCATTTACATAGTAACCGTGCGACTTTTCCCAAAGGCGTATTAAACCGTCCGTGTCGATATAGAAATACGCTGTACGATTGCAGTAAATAATAAATATGCTATCGTCCTTATGCTTCTTTTCAAGGCTCTTTGTCTTCGCCAGACTTTTCGCTTCCTCGATTGTTTTTGCTTTCATATCCTGCCGTCTTGTATCGTTAAAAATTTCTACTATGTCCACAATGGCACATTCGGGACAACCCTCTGCGGTTGTTATCTGCTGTATCGCTCCCTGCTTTCCGCTTAGTGATACTACTCTGAGCGTTGTTGTGCCTGTATCGTGTTTCAGCGTTGCCTTATATATCCCTATTGTCATTGCTTTGGTTTATAGTAGGCTACCACCGATTAAGGCGGTAGCCTGTGGTTATTTAATTAAGGTTTAGGATTTCCGCACCGTCCAAAGCAAATGCGGTACACAATTCAAATGCTTTCTGTGATTTGATTTGAGCCGTTCCACCCAATACAATGCTCTGTAATTTGGCTTCATCATTCTTGTAATTTCTTACGTTCTGATAGTAACCTGTCACGGCATTGTACGCTCCGAACAATGTGCCTTTGGTGGTGTCCATTTGTTGGGTATCGCTTATCATCGCATAGCTAAACGCATCATCAACGGTGTTTTTGAACACGGTGGAGATTTCATCCTCTGCACCTTTTTTGATAAGGTCAAGCGTTTCTTTGTTCGGGCAAAGTGCCAACTGTATTAGCTTTCTTACCTCTCGGTCTGATACCTTTACTTTTGCCCACTCGTTGAAAATGCCCTCTAACTGATTGCTCAATGTGTTAGCCAATCCCAAAATCTTGTGGGCATTCTCGATACGCTGTTTCGCTCCCGAAGTATGTTTTATACGGACTACATTGGTCATGCTGCGTAGTGAGGCATTCAGCGTGTTTTGGCATACAATCCTAATGGGCGTAAATGCGGCTGTGATACTTCCGCTACCATCGTGCGAAGTGGTCAGGAAAATGTACTTTTCGGTCACGTCATCGCCATTGCCTACACGGATATAGTCGGGCAGTTTGGCTGTGATAAAAATGCGTTCTCCGTTGCCCAATGCTCCTGCGGTTTCGTACAGAATACCCTCGCCACCGCCTACGATAGCATCAAAGAAATTAAAGGCTTCTCTATTTTGAACGATATGGTAATCTTTACCGACTACGCCCAATACTGCATTGTTATCGGTGCGTATGTTGGCGAAATAGTTGGGTACTTCCAATTCGCTACTGCCTATCTCAATACCGCTCGAAGTTTCGATAATGCCCGATCCTTTGGTAAACAGTGGGGATTTAACTACCTCGTAATCTAACCCTGCGTGTTGGATAGCTTCCTCACTTGTCGGGTATTGCTCCACGATTTGCCCCAACCGTGCCACGCTTTTTGTTGTACGCTAAAAAATGAATAACGTCCTGTTCTCTCGTTGAAATTGATATTATGTGCCATAATGCTAAATTTTGATGTTAAAAAATTGAATGAATAGTTGTTTTAGAATGGGAGGTCGTCCTCTGTTTCCTGTGCTGTAGCTTTGTTGTTTTCGGCTTGTGCAGTAGCTTGTACTGTTTCCGTTTTTCTGCTACCTCCGTGCAGTTTGATGTTAGAGGTATGGAAATTTAATCCTGCTCTCGGTTCTCCGTCATTCCCAGTCCAAGCTCTCGTGCTTACCCTGCCAGATAGTTCTACCAAAGTCCCTTTTTGAGTAGCCTTGCTACGTTTGGCGTTATCCAATAGGAGCAGTCGAAATAGGTTGTCTGCTCAATGCGTTCGCCCTGCTTGTTACGGTAGCTGTCGTTTGTCGCTACTGAAAAGTTTACTACCTGTTTTTCCTGTGACGTTGTGCGTACTTCCGCATCTCTTGTCAATCTACCTGTGATGTTCATAATTTTCGATTTTACGTTGTTAAATTCCTGTTTGATTTTTTTGATTTGATTTATTCGGCAATGAGAGGAGGTGCTTGTTTTCGTTTCACTTTTTCCATTTCCAATGCTGATAATTTTCAATTCTGACATTTTTTTTATTCGTGTAAAGAGCCGGAGTATGCTTTGTATCGTTTCACGAGCATAAAAGGTTAGTGTTTAGCAGCAGCAAGGTTTTGCCAAAAAAATACTACCCTTGGGTGGAGATTATTTTGCAAACCCGGAGGGCATGACCTTGCTGTTGCGTTAAGAACACGATCATACCTTTGCTCTTGAAATGGGACAAAAACAGCATACCGGTTCTTGGATAAAAACTATGTGGAAGGTGGTGAAAATGGCATTGGGGAAATGGCCCGATGTGGTCAGAAAGCATGCAGCCATCGAGGCTGAATTTTAAAAGCACTTTTAAGTGCCCTGTTTTCCCTCAGGGTGGCCGCCGTTGGCCACGTAATGGAGATTGCTAAATGCTAAAAAGATGTTTGTAGTATGTTTTTTGGGCTCTCAGGTATGGGCATAAAAAAAGCAGGATCGTTAAATCCTGCTTTGATGTAAACACTAAAAATTATAAGGTGACAAGTTCAAATTCCTTTTCATCGGTAACAACTCCACCTGTAATAATATTTTCTTGCTGCATATTTACAAAAGCACTTTCTAGAGCCGCAAACTTTGGCGATACCAAGTCCATATCCTTACTTATTTTTTGACTGGTTATTTTCGCATATATCTGGGTGGTCGAAATATTCTTGTGTCCCATCATTTTACTAAGGCTTTCAAGGGGTACACCTTCCGTCAGGAACATTGTGGCGAAAGTATGCCTTGCCGTGTGAAAGGTCACCTTATTTTCAGTAATAATCTCCGCTTCGCCAATCAGTTTTTTAACGTGGTTGTTACAGGTTGCATTTGCTGGAACGGGAAATATAAATTCATTACGTGTGGTTCCCTGATATTTTTCTATCAGCAGTTTTGGAATTTCCATTAACCTGACGTTGGAAGCAACATCCGATTTCTTTCTCCTGCTTATGATCCATTGGTGACCGTCAAAGAATGACTGGATATTGCCTGATCTCAGCTTTTTAATATCAATGTATGAAAGCCCTGTGAAGCAACTGAAAATAAACAGGTCTTTTACAAGTTCGAACTTTGGGTCTGAAGTTTTTAGAAACATCAACTTTTCAACTCCCTCTTTGAGAAGATAGCTACGATCTGTTTCTTCCATGCTTATTTCATAATCCTCAAAAGGATTTTGACGTATCAGTCCTTTTTTGATGGCAAGGTCGGCAAGGGCAATAACCGGCATGGTATAAACCCAAACAGTATTGTGGGTGCAATCCTGGTCGATGCGTAGGAAGAAGTCAAACTCTCTGATAAATCTGCTGTTAATTCCCTAAAGGCCATATCATCCCTATGATAACGTTCCCTGATAAATATGCTAAGGTGGCTGTAAACAGTCTTGTACTTGTTATAGGTGTTCTGCGAACGTTTGCCTTTGCTAACCATTTTTTCAAAATCTGTATTCTGTTCCCTAAACACTTTAAGGATGGCATCGTCCATAACACCTACGCCGAGAAACGAAAGCTTAACTTTCTGTGAAGTTGCAAAACCTTCGTCTTTCAACATATCATCATAAATCTTATTGATACGTACTCGGATTTTATCCAATTTCTGGTTGGTGCTTAATGCCTGGTTGCTCTTGCCCAATACACGCCCATGTTTCAAATCCCAGCTATTGGGATCAATTTCCAGTTTGGCACCAAATGTTTTAGGGGTTCCGTCAATGGTAATCCTACCCATAATAGGGACATTACCGTTTTTCTTTGGTTCGTTTTTCTTCAAGTAAAATAATAGCTTGAAGGTAGATCTTTTCACTGTTTCCATAACTCAATTGTTTAATGTTTAAAATTAACTATCAATGAGTTACAAGGAAATATGAAAAATAATGCAAATTGCTGAATTATAACTATTTACACCAATCATTGCCAAGCTAAACAGGTAATGATTTAGTAACCTAACCATGTCATTTTAAGCCCAAAACCTACCGTACACCGACCTCCAACTTTAGACTACAATTTTAAAAACCGCTGTATAGTAACGGTTTTAACCGCTTTGCCTATTTTTGCTTTTTATTAATCTTTTTTTAATAAAATATTTTATTGATAATCAGCGTGTTATTGTATTGAAGGACATTTGTAGAACTATGTTTTTTGGCAACTTGATCTCATTTGTTTCAAATTTATACTAGAAACAAGAACGATTAAATGTAAGAGTCATAATGTGAATTTTGTTGTTGTTTTTTCATTTATAAATAATATATACCAATAAAACAATATTAATATTAAATTATGAAAACAAATTTGTTAACACTAATGCTGGCGTTATTTTCTTATGGCTTGTATTCCCAGGTTGGAATTCATACTTATATCCTTCAATCTCCTTATAGGCACTGGAGATAAGAAAGGTATTTCTGAGAAAAATGTTCTATAACACTAGTAAAAAGCCTAGTTGTTGGTTGGGATTCATTTGTATTATTGAGTGCTCTTGTAGTAATTCATTAAAATAAGTCAATCACAGTTTAATAGATTCTAAAAACACACCACTATATTATCAGAGCTCTGCCGCGTATTCTTCCCTCGTACCGGAGTAACAGGGCTCTTTATTAGAATAACATAAACATAAGTAATAGTATTTGCTTTACTTATAAAACTAAATAATACATATGCTATATAAAAAAATCCATATAGGAGAACTTATCAAAAGTAAAGTAGAGGAAATGGAAATTACAGTAAGGCATCTTGCAGAAGTGTTCAGGATTCCTGAAAATGCTGTTTTAGAAATGTTTACAAAACAAGAGCTTCCTACCGGAGATCTTCTGAAATGGTCTAAACTTCTGAGGTATGATTTTTTTAGAATATACTCTCAGCATTTGATTCTTTATACTCCTCAATATCCTAATCCGATTAAGAATAAAGAGAAATCCCAATCTATGCAGTTCAGAAAAAACATTTATTCTGATGAACTCATTGAATTTATATTAGAACTTATAAAAACAGGAAAAAAAACAAAACGGGAGGTTGTAAGTGATTACAGAATTCCTAAAACAACACTTTATAAATGGATTACAAAACATCAGATTGTGTCTGATTTTTAAGTAAATATTAATATAATGAGAGACGCTATAAGACCCGATTATAAGAAGCTTTATATGGATATACTAGAATTGAAATATCCTGAAAAGAAAGAAATATGTGCCGAAGTTCTGAATAAAGAAGAACTGGAAACCCTGGATGTCATTATGCTTAATACCATGATTTTTGGAGATCATAAAAGCAATCAGAATCAAAGGCATAAGTCTTATGATAAAAATTCAATTCTTGAAATTTTGAATTATCAGAAAAAAAATCCCTGTAGCAATAAAGATCTTTCACTTTTGTTTAAGATCAGTAGGAATACTATAACTAAATGGAAAAGAATCTATGTATAATTTCAGAATCTTTTTATTTTAAATTCAATTATAACCTTGATCTCAGAACTTTGATTCTGAGATTTTTTATTGATTAAAATATCAGTATTCCTACTTTCGTACATAATTTTTAGAAATATTACCCGTTTAAAAGGTCGTAGGCTTTATGATCGGAAGCATAAAATCCATTAAACAAATGTTTGTATTTTTAATATCAATGTTAGAGTATGTGATATGTTCAATACTTCTAGGACTAAACTAAGGAGATTAGAAAAATAAATAAAGAAGAAAAGATTAACTCTATTGATCATCAAATTGTATGAATAGCATCATTGATATAAATGGTGCTATTTTTTTAGTCTAAATTATAAGTGCTGTATTGAATGCATATTTTTATAAATTGGCTAAAATCCGAATGCAATCATTGTATAACCAGATTAACAGCCATTTTTTATGAGACATAGAGTATTGCCGTTTGCTTTTGGACTGAACTCTTTCTATTTGTCTTTTTTATATTTTCGGATGTTCTGGATTTCAGATGAAATAAAAACTGAAGTCCTTCTGACTTATAAATATATGCTGTATTCAGTGTTTATTGTTTTTCCTTTGTTTATTATCTCAACACTTATTCTTACTAAAGAGTTTAAAGCCGGATTGTTTCTAAAACTTTTTATTTGGCTGTTAGTAGCAGCGATGCCTGTTTTTTATTTTTGGTTCTTTGATTTAGTGAAAGAAGAAGAACTGCTTTACGGATACCTGATTACCTTGGTTCAGTGCCTGGTTCAGTCTAAAACAGTGAAAGATGATGAGATGATATCCCGGGTTGCCGGAGTTTTTTCTGCAAAGTTGATCCTGTGGTTTTTCATTTTACTGGTATCAATATTTTTTCATACATTCTATTCTGATCTCCCTGCAAATATGTTAGCAGGTGGAATCTATTATCTCTGTGTCGGAATTCTTGATACTCTCGTTGTTAGATATAAATTTCTTACTGAAAAATAACAATCGAAAAAAGATAGAAACATCATTATAAAAAAAGACACCATTTATTGAGAATGGTGTCTTGCTTGAAATATATTAAAATTGTTTTGTAAGGTTTTATCTATTCATTCTGTTTGATTTGGGGGTTATTATTAATCTCTTTATTTGGGATTTGGAACTTGAATTTATCCGGTGTCAGGTTAAATCTTCCAAATGTGTGGTTGGTTCCTGTATATATTCTTTCTAAAGGGGTATTTAATCGTTTCATATCAAACCACGCATAGCCTTCACCCCAAAGTTCAATTCTTTTTTGCAGGATGATTTCATTAATCAGATTGGCTCCTGTTTGGGTAGACAATGGGTAAGCTTTATCTCTTTTGGACGCGATTTCAAATAATACCTGTTTTGCTTCCGCTTCTCTTCCTTGTCTTGCCAGAGCTTCCGCTTCTATGTAATATAAGGAAGAAGCTCTGATGTAGATATAATCACCTTCAAACAAACTAGGGTCTTTAAACTTCCAGCTTACATAAGCAGGATAATTTTTGGTTTTTCCATTGAAGGTATATTTGGCTGGCTGACTTCCGTTAAAAACTTTTTTACGGTAATCTGTATTGGGAATTGCATCATACAGACGTTTGTCAATAAGCTTATAAATCTGAGCTGCTCCGGCATATCCCTCATTGGTATTATCAAACATTGAGAAGAAAGAAGCATAATAGTTTCCTGTACTCATGGTAGAAATCGTATTATGGAATCCCCAGATCACTTCAGGGTTACTGATATTGGAAAATCCGGTGGTTGTATAATCATCTTCATTCATTAGAGCAATCCCTTGCTTGCTGTCTGCAGCATATTTTCCAGCTTTTGCATAGTCTCCTGTTTGCAGGAATATTTCTGCGGCAATGGCTTTAGCTGTTCTTTGATCGATCTGAGCTCTTGATGGGCGTGCAAACTTTCCAAAAGAACAATAGATTCTTCAATATCCTGACCAATTTGTGAGTATACTTCTGCAACTGTAGATCTTGGAAGTCCCTGGCTGGGATTATTGGTGGTAAGAACCAAAGGAAGTCCCGGATCAGACTGATGTCCCTTATAATCATTAGCATAAAAACGGATCAGATAAAAATAAGAATAGGCTCTTAGAGCAAGTAATTGTCCCTTAATAGCTTTGTTTTTAGGACTTTCATCACCTTTTAAATCATTAAGTAATTTATTGATGATAAATATTCTTGCATAGAAGGTAGTCCATACAATTTCCGAAGCAATATTACTGGCATTGGTAGCTTCATAATTATAAAACATTCCCAAATGCTGATTTTTTGCTTGTATCAAATCATTGGACATTAAATCTGCACCTGCCTTTATTCCCATAATCCCGAAATCAGAGTGAGAACTAATGTTTCCTCCTGCGCCATTACTGCGAAGATCAAGATAAATTCCGCCCAGGATTTTTTCAGGCTTTGACTGGTCTTCATTCAGTTGCTCACCGGAGATATCTCCCTCCGGCAATGTATTAAGATCATTAGCACACCCGGTTGTAATAAGGCCTACGGCTAATGCTGATATAAAGTATTTTATTGTTTTCATAAATTCTTTTAAAATGTTAGTTTAAAACCAAGAGAAACACTGGATAATAAAGAATATTTGTAAGCATCCGATACCCCTGTTAATGAAGCTCTGGGATCATATCCTTTTCTCTTAGACCATAGATAGAGGTTATTTCCAGTCGCATAAATTTTTAATGCCGATAATCCGATTTGCTTTACAAAATCATCAGATAGCTGGTAGGATAATGTTACGTCCTGAAGGCTGATATAATCAGACTTAATCAGGTAAAGTGTAGAATTTCCGTTCTGGTTGCTGGAGTTCAGATCCACACGTGGAAGAGCCGCTGTCGGGTTTTCCGGAGTCCATGTTTTATCAAGATCAGTTGTATAGTTAGAACCATATGTGTCAGAATGGAACAGAGATCTGTAGATATCATCATATCCATATCCGCCAAACTGGTATGCAAATTAACCGACAGGTTCACTCTTTTATAAGTGATGTCTGTTCCAAACCCGCCATATACCTTTGGAATTGCTGATTTTCCGGTATTGTAATTGGTTGCCTCCTTATTGTCATTGGTAATGGTTTTTTCTATTTTTTGAGTAGCAGGATTAAATGTGTTTTTATACCATAATGCATCTCCATTCTCCGGATTTACTCCAGCAAATTCTTTTAAATAATAAGTATATCGGTCGCCGCCTTCAGCAAGAACAAACAATCCTGAAACCAATCCTGTAGCCCTTTGTTGCTCAGGTAATTTCGTAATCTTGTTTTTGTAATGAGTAGCGTTGGCATAGAAATTCCACTGAAGATCCTGTGTTTTGATGATATCTACGTTGATGTTAGCCTGAACCCCTTTGTTGTACATATCTCCAATATTTCCGTACTTTACGTATGGACCTGAATTGGATATCGCTAATGGAAGAGTATAGATCATATCTGATACCTTTCTTTCAAAGTAATCAGCATTTACATTCACTCTGTTATTGAATAGAGAAATTTCAAAACCGGCATTCAGGTTTTTGGACGTTTCCCATTTTAGATCTCTGTTTCCTTGTTTCTTTAAAGTAAGTACAGGTTTGCCATCTCCAAAATCATTGATTCCATAGATGTCCTGGTAAGCGTAGTAATCTCTGGTTGTACTGTTCAGTAAGATATTGTCATTACCTTGTTGTCCATAAGAAACTTTAGCTTCAATGCATTAATGACCTTGTTATCTTTAAGGAAATCTTCTTTGGCAACATTCCATGCTGCTCCCAGGCCATAGAAAGTACCCCATCTGCTTTCAGGAGCAAACACGGAAGAACCATCTCTACGTACATTGGCATTAAAGAAATACTTGCTGTCATAGTTGTATAATAATCTCGAAAAATATCCTTCTACAGCATATTCATATCCGTTTCCAGATAAATCTGTAATTTTTACAGCATTATCAAAAGACCATGATTCGGGAAGTAAGAGCTGTTGTTTAGTTCCGGAAAATCCTTCATTTTTTGTTTTATTCAATTCATGACCAACAAGGAGATTGAAGTTATGTTTATCGAATTTCTTTTGATAAGTAAGCAACTGCTGATGATTCAGGGTATAGTTAAATATCGATTCATGAGAAATGGTTCCACCCACAGATGAAGAAGTTCCGCCCAATGTATTTCCGAACTGAAGGTTTCTTAAGTTTTCAAGATAAGCTCCAAAGTTGTATGTGAAATCTAATCCTTTGATGATCTCATAATTTAAACCCAGATTGGCATTGGTGATATTACTGACTCTTTGAGATTTATCCTGTTGAAGATTTCCCACCGGGTTTTCAAAAACAGCATAAGATCGGGTAGCACCGTTTGGCCCTTGCCCGTCTCCATAATCATAGAGGGCATTTCCATGGTTATCATAAAGTCTTTGATAATTGTCATCTCTAAGAAAAACCGGATAGAAAGGAGCTATATTTCTGGCAAACTGAAACGGATTGGAAAAACCTCCTGTTTCTCCAAAATTCTGCTTGCTATACGTGTAGGAGAGGGCAGTAGCTAACTTTAATTTTTGAGTTATGGAATAATCTACGTTTGATCTGATCCCGAATCTTTCAAAACCAGAACCGATAAGATATCCTTTATCATCCAGGTAGTTCAAAGATGTATAAGATTTTACCTGCTCGCCACTGGCATTGATTCCTACTGTAGCTTCCCTTCTTAGAGCAGGCTTGAAAAGTAATTTTTTCCAATTATCCTGATAAAGGAGTTTTGCATTAGGATTAAAAGACCCATCCGGAGCGATCAGCTGGCTAAAAGGGACGTTATAAACATTGTAGCCCAGTCCGTTCAATGCAGAAAGCCCTACAGCATGTGGCGTAGTAGTAGGAACAGCACCCGGTTGCTTCTGTCTCGCAATTTCTCCGATTCTCCCTCTGTTATAATAGGCTGTATAGTAGTCCTGTGGTGAGGTATACACCGAATAATCCTCAATAGACCTGAAGTTTACTCCGGTTTTTACATCAATATCAACACTCAGTTTCTTATTTTTACCTCTTTTGGTATTTACAATAATAACCCCATTGGCTCCTCTTGAACCATATAAAGCATTAGACGAAGCATCTTCCAGAAAGGAAATACTCTCAATATCTGCTGAAGAAATACTGTTCAGGTCACCACTGTAAGGAATTCCGTCCAAGACGATTAAAGGATCACTGGATGCATTGATAGAACCAATTCCCCTCATTCTTATCGTAGGTTGAGAACCTGGTTGTCCGGAAGAGATCACCTGTACCCCAGCCACTTTACCGCCAATTCCCTGAAGAACATTTCCATTTTGAAGATTACCAAGGTCTTTAGCCTTTAAAGACTGTACAGATCCGGTGATCTCTTCTTTTTTCTGCTTTCCGAAGGCTACCACCACCACTTCTTTGATGGAAGTCTCCTGCGAAAGACTATCTTTTTTCTGTGCAAAGCCATATTCTGCGAATAACAGCACGGCCAATACACCAAGTTTGCATTGTTTTTTTCTCATTATATTAATCTTAGGTTTAAAAAATTGAATATGTGTATTACTCTTTGTCTTCCTGTTTTAGGAAAAATAAGTCCCCAGCCTCCCTTTTGTAAGGAGGTGTTAGAAAGAAAATGTTAAAATAGAGGAGGTGTACCCGGATTAAATAGGCCTTGAGCTTATCGGGCTTTAATTCCTACAATAATGTGCATATTTCTTTGGGAGTTATGGCATCATCATTTTACACATCATAGATCCAAAACACATATTCTTAGAAGTACTATTGTGCTGTGAAAGGCCATTTCCTGTACAACCCTGATGTTGTTCAGAAACTATAGCCATGATAGTGTATAGGTAAGAATTAAAGTCATTCTTATTCATGAGAATAGAGTTTATATTTTTTTACTGGGTCAAAATTATTTAATAATTCATAAAACTTTGTTAAAAAAGGATATGAGAAAAATCATATTAGTCTACTAATTTAGTGGGGTATTTGAAATTACGAATAAAATCTTTAATTTTTAAGCTTCTAATTGGTTGATAATTAAATTGTTATTTGTTTTAAGTGGTAGGTTGTAAAATTTTAAAAAAAATCATTTTTTGCAGATGAATAAAAATTAACGTAATAAGTCTATTGTTTTTGTAGACTTTTTGTGTATTTTAGATCTAATTTCATCTATGGGAGCTTTATCCCGTTATCTACTCATACTCCTCACGCTGAGCTAAGGCTTACGCATGTTGCGGGGTAACCGTTACTACCGGGGCTAGGGAAGGAAGATGAAAAATGTGTCGTTAAAAGTTTTATCATTTGTTTTTTTCAGATTGAAACTCTTTTACCAAAAAATTAATTTATATTTTTGACTACTGTATTG
This is a stretch of genomic DNA from Chryseobacterium tructae. It encodes these proteins:
- a CDS encoding molybdenum ABC transporter ATP-binding protein, whose translation is MKTETIATKFVRHDVPELQSLQYAKVYLLREKLNKGEKMNRAEKNWLAEAVNRNAFFKRAVPLQGYRFGFEDVLKTYLVKQYDSWHEYNAPDKTSLRTIVYGRIDQIAEITN
- a CDS encoding RagB/SusD family nutrient uptake outer membrane protein — its product is MNEDDYTTTGFSNISNPEVIWGFHNTISTMSTGNYYASFFSMFDNTNEGYAGAAQIYKLIDKRLYDAIPNTDYRKKVFNGSQPAKYTFNGKTKNYPAYVSWKFKDPSLFEGDYIYIRASSLYYIEAEALARQGREAEAKQVLFEIASKRDKAYPLSTQTGANLINEIILQKRIELWGEGYAWFDMKRLNTPLERIYTGTNHTFGRFNLTPDKFKFQIPNKEINNNPQIKQNE
- a CDS encoding helix-turn-helix domain-containing protein, whose amino-acid sequence is MDILELKYPEKKEICAEVLNKEELETLDVIMLNTMIFGDHKSNQNQRHKSYDKNSILEILNYQKKNPCSNKDLSLLFKISRNTITKWKRIYV
- a CDS encoding transposase; its protein translation is MLYKKIHIGELIKSKVEEMEITVRHLAEVFRIPENAVLEMFTKQELPTGDLLKWSKLLRYDFFRIYSQHLILYTPQYPNPIKNKEKSQSMQFRKNIYSDELIEFILELIKTGKKTKREVVSDYRIPKTTLYKWITKHQIVSDF
- a CDS encoding PRTRC system protein E, which translates into the protein MNTNFFNQIQQLDFTGVLQLNISKGIESNLIVTVLLNNEQCGDNAKNLIPPLTFNATPQEFDDGFFEQITTPIQTISGVMVDMEKFLKQMEEVKKQSAMEKEKSDKEKKEKEAKDKKYKEAMAKADELEVAGKFREAWMKVPNLADFPEYAEAIRKRKTSLSDKFATPSLFGATEEATPEAPQAEEVTDDYPIDDTDEEE
- a CDS encoding TonB-dependent receptor domain-containing protein, encoding MEAKVSYGQQGNDNILLNSTTRDYYAYQDIYGINDFGDGKPVLTLKKQGNRDLKWETSKNLNAGFEISLFNNRVNVNADYFERKVSDMIYTLPLAISNSGPYVKYGNIGDMYNKGVQANINVDIIKTQDLQWNFYANATHYKNKITKLPEQQRATGLVSGLFVLAEGGDRYTYYLKEFAGVNPENGDALWYKNTFNPATQKIEKTITNDNKEATNYNTGKSAIPKVYGGFGTDITYKRVNLSVNLHTSLADMDMMISTDLCSILTHMVLTIQLILIKHGLRKTRQRLFHVWI
- a CDS encoding SusC/RagA family TonB-linked outer membrane protein, which encodes MRKKQCKLGVLAVLLFAEYGFAQKKDSLSQETSIKEVVVVAFGKQKKEEITGSVQSLKAKDLGNLQNGNVLQGIGGKVAGVQVISSGQPGSQPTIRMRGIGSINASSDPLIVLDGIPYSGDLNSISSADIESISFLEDASSNALYGSRGANGVIIVNTKRGKNKKLSVDIDVKTGVNFRSIEDYSVYTSPQDYYTAYYNRGRIGEIARQKQPGAVPTTTPHAVGLSALNGLGYNVYNVPFSQLIAPDGSFNPNAKLLYQDNWKKLLFKPALRREATVGINASGEQVKSYTSLNYLDDKGYLIGSGFERFGIRSNVDYSITQKLKLATALSYTYSKQNFGETGGFSNPFQFARNIAPFYPVFLRDDNYQRLYDNHGNALYDYGDGQGPNGATRSYAVFENPVGNLQQDKSQRVSNITNANLGLNYEIIKGLDFTYNFGAYLENLRNLQFGNTLGGTSSSVGGTISHESIFNYTLNHQQLLTYQKKFDKHNFNLLVGHELNKTKNEGFSGTKQQLLLPESWSFDNAVKITDLSGNGYEYAVEGYFSRLLYNYDSKYFFNANVRRDGSSVFAPESRWGTFYGLGAAWNVAKEDFLKDNKVINALKLKFLMDNKVMTISY
- a CDS encoding RagB/SusD family nutrient uptake outer membrane protein, which gives rise to MKTIKYFISALAVGLITTGCANDLNTLPEGDISGEQLNEDQSKPEKILGGIYLDLRSNGAGGNISSHSDFGIMGIKAGADLMSNDLIQAKNQHLGMFYNYEATNASNIASEIVWTTFYARIFIINKLLNDLKGDESPKNKAIKGQLLALRAYSYFYLIRFYANDYKGHQSDPGLPLVLTTNNPSQGLPRSTVAEVYSQIGQDIEESIVLLESLHAHQELRSIKEQLKPLPQKYSCKQETMQKLENMLQTASKGLL